The segment ttcagtgtggacacagtttcactcgaaaagaaaaccttaacaggcacatgagagttcacactggagagaagccttacaaatgcaaacagtgtggaaagagtttcactcaaaaaggacaccttaacatccacatgagatttcacactagagagaagccttacacctggagaaaatgtggaaaaagtttctgcagaaaattaaaacttaaataccacatgcgcattcacactttggagagcctttttacctgccaacagtgtggagaaaATTTCACTCGTAAAGGAAACCTTgacacacacatgagaattcacactggagagaagccttacacgtgccaacagtgtggaaagagtttcgctcgtaAAGGAAACtttaacacacacatgagaattcacactggagagaagccttctacatgcaaactgtgtggaaagagtttcactcaaaaagtataccttaacagacacatgagaatacatactggagagaaaccttacacatgcaaacagtgtggaaaaggtTTCTGTGGAAAATCAAAACTTGAATACCACTTGCGTATTCACACTTTGGAGATCtattttacctgccaacagtgtggagaaattttcactcgtaaagaaagccttaacaaacacatgagaattcacactggagagaagccttacatgtgcaaacagtgtggaaagagttttgctttTAAagcaaaccttaacagacacatgagagttcacactggagagaagccttacacgtgtgaccagtgtggaaagagtttcattcaaaaagcaAGCCTTGGCAAGCACATGAAGATTCATAATCAAAAGAAGCCTTATTAAGGGTTCCAAATGGAATCCTATACAGGGCTTCTACAATGCAATtcaaattcacattttaaagcaatgtgttttgtccatggtacactttaccgtGTCAACTTGAAATATGGACTATGGACAAATGGACTCTGTCTACggtgtaagaacttcacatttgaatGTCATGAATTGAAGAGAAatctcacaggaagtgcactgttttttggttgaagcatgaaaaaggacactgttagcattttaacatcagtgtgtatggatttaatttgcacacatCAGTTACTTGCTCATTTCTACTACCAACATTGGCGGTTTTGAGGAAGGCTTTAataatcatattttggaaccattcctaaaggactgtattaggaattgtcttataggattgtCTTGTAGACCTTTTTTCTGAACGCGGAAGTCACGCCTGACTAAATTTTTAGCATTTCCGGTCTTCTATGTCTCATGTCAAAGTAGCGTATAAtccgagctgttaatctaatgttaaacctataaaacaaatttttaaaagcacatggctccctAGCACCATTACTTTGccatgtcgcaatgaccgtcatttgtcagtgcctcaatTTAGGTTTAAACTTTATTGTAAAACNNNNNNNNNNNNNNNNNNNNNNNNNNNNNNNNNNNNNNNNNNNNNNNNNNNNNNNNNNNNNNNNNNNNNNNNNNNNNNNNNNNNNNNNNNNNNNNNNNNNNNNNNNNNNNNNNNNNNNNNNNNNNNNNNNNNNNNNNNNNNNNNNNNNNNNNNNNNNNNNNNNNNNNNNNNNNNNNNNNNNNNNNNNNNNNNNNNNNNNNNNNNNNNNNNNNNNNNNNNNNNNNNNNNNNNNNNNNNNNNNNNNNNNNNNNNNNNNNNNNNNNNNNNNNNNNNNNNNNNNNNNNNNNNNNNNNNNNNNNNNNNNNNNNNNNNNNNNNNNNNNNNNNNNNNNNNNNNNNNNNNNNNNNNNNNNNNNNNNNNNNNNNNNNNNNNNNNNNNNNNNNNNNNNNNNNNNNNNNNNNNNNNNNNNNNNNNNNNNNNNNNNNNNNNNNNNNNNNNNNNNNNNNNNNNNNNNNNNNNNNNNNNNNNNNNNNNNNNNNNNNNNNNNNNNNNNNNNNNNNGTTTTCACAGCAGACCAGCAAGATCACTCGCTGACTGTGACCGATTGCTGTCTAATCGCTTTCTTGGCGATATACGTCTATAGTCGTCTATACACCGAACGAGGTGGAAACCATTGAGAAGCATTTCCTTAATAGGCCAGAGCTGGAAGTGTGCATTAATAATGATTCCTTGATCACCAGCATAATTCAGCCTCCTTCATAAAATCGTGGGGACCAAGGTGAAGCCGGAGAAACTGTGGAAGATTGGGAAGTTGTTGAAGCTGCTGAAGCGTTTAATTGGGACGTTCAGCAAGGAACTTTGGTTGACGAACCGGCAACTGTTGTTGAGtaggtaatgtaaaaaaaaatgaagttgctacatgtttctagcacaaaTTGTTATTCCATAGTGTACTGTTATACTGTTACCTGAACTCTGTTCTCCGTTTTATCTACATCGCTAAGTTTTTGTTGAAATGCTTGCGTTGCCTACGTTAATGGTTTTCACTAAATTTTCGATCTCTTTTTGTGAATCGCTAATTTGCCAATTAGCCGTTTGTTAAGTTGCATATTtgcatattattaattatttttttattgtattattgtagTCTGTGTCCTTTTGTAATTTAGCTAAGTGCGGTTTTCTTCAGCTATTAAGCATTCTTTTTGTTTAATGGCAGCTGAATAAAACGGTTTTCACTGGTAGTAGTCATATGATTTATTAAACGCTGTGTGTGTATAAACTGCCAATAAGTTGACGATAACTTGAAGTTGTTAATAAATGAGTTTCTGTTAGGAAGCAGACAGGACAGCAAGGTAAGTGCAACAGATATATATGTTTATTGAACGCAGCAATGCCGGAGATGTAAGAAGACCCTGAGACTGGTGAGTATGGCAGACGTTGAGAGGATAGGAGTTGAATGAGCCGGGTATTGAATCGGGATGTATTCTTTCTTGCAGGATTCGTGCAGCGGGGATTGAATGGCCGATCCCGTGGACGGAGTGGACACAGACTTATGGCACACActagagggctgcattgggattgggacccgccgggtcccgcgggacccaacgcaaatctcgcgggagcgggcggtttgaactttgctgcgggcgggaatgggcggctaaaaaaagcactgcgggatccggatgctcagcgcgctttgcgttagtgaggaaaaaaagtcttaaaCTTACTTCGTTTTCAGGACGGAGGTAAAGTGCAACTCCATTTCATTGGACAGCTTAACTTGTTTTGCAGGGGGATTTCGAGAGGGTGCCCTCCCTCTTCCCTCGCACGATGCAAATCTGTTCTGTACTTCTAGTTCTAACTGCCTGTCTACGGCACAACGCGCTGGATTAGTCTGTGTGTTGTAATGTTTGCGCGGCGCTCCCTCATCTGGCTGCATACGGCAATTACGTGAAAAAAGTACTTGAAGTCGGACTTGGTAgcctaagcgttttagatgtcctcgatagcccaggctactattccctaccagtgtgtcagaatacatgcaggccagggaaagaaacaaacatgaatctccTTAATAACATCAatacaaatacgttttttttttccctgcgggacgggagaagaggcaaaatcaatgcatttctattatcgtgcgggaataaattctcagagttttgcgggtgcgggcgggagtggtCATACattttgcgggtgcgggcgggagtgtgacacacacgttgcgggagcgggcggtaatggtcagaaattcggcgggcgcgggcgggagcgggatgaagaaaacagtcccgcgcaggGCTCTAGCACACACCACTTAGAGCTGACGCTGGCAAACTTGGAGATGGCGAttcggaagactggaacttggaagattgggacttggaagactggaacttggaagacttgaacttggaagactggaacttggaagactggaaacttggaagactggaacgagacagaattCAGGTAAGTAATTTCAGGTAACGATATTATAGCGAAACTCTTGGGAAgagagacactacagtccgctttcgtgggaacgagcccggacagtgAGTGGTGTGTGGCGTGCTGATTTATGCGTGGCGGTGATGATGGCGTGCAGGTGATGGTGATCaaaactcaggtgacggtgatctgggcgtGACAGAGGGTGtggagcctggccaatccgtgacagtttCAATCTAACCTGGTTTCTTTATTGTTCAGTTTGATTTGACAGAGGTTATATCTGAATTTTATAAATACAATATTCACAGTAACTTAGACAAAGTAAATACAAACTTAGTGACAGGGCTGCAGTAACTTAATATTGTGCCACTGATGTCTTTAAGTGTGGTATTTTTGCTATCTAAAGTTTGGTACAGCAATTAAAGTAGACGTGATATTGGGTTTATGTGTGTTTGCAGATATGCATTTTccttatttcattatatttttatGAACTAACGAAAAAAAGAGTGGAGGTTAACATATTTAACTGGATGGGTCTTACATACTTTGAAAAACTTGCAAATTTTTAGACATCGGTTTCTGAGATGACTTCAGTTGACGCCAAATGCACTGCACTCTGCAACCTTTAGCGTAACGTTAACAGCTTTGCTAACCGTGCGCTTATAAAGACATGTTTTttttgaatggatggatggatgtcaaTAGAGGAAATAgcttatttaagattttttttaattatttttttatatatgtcacgtggagttttgttttggggttttcatgtcttttattatgtaatgGTTATATGCTGtggtgtcttgcttcccttgcccttgTGTATAACTATCATTGGTTCCCTAGTTCCATGTGTCTTGCTCTGAtttgttgctatggtcttgttccttgtttttcattggttgattcttgtcatgtgtccctcattgtctgtataaatagcccttgtgtttgtaTGGTCCTGGTCACGTATTAATGTTGTTAACCTGCTGTTGGTGAGTTCTgttttcaagtcaagtcaagtcaagtcaagttcatGCCAAGTCTGTTCAGTcttttcaagtcaagtcaagtcattgTTTGGATTATCATTTTTTTGTTGGGATTTCTGGATTATTTCACTGTTTCattaaactgcacttgggttcatcatcACATCTCATCGTTCAGTGGACTACTTGTTACAGAATACGTGACCCAAACATGAACCCAGCAGTTGCTCTCCTTGGACTACGTCAAGAGAATCATTCGATTGAGGATTTTGTGGCAGAATTTTGTGACCTGTGCTACCAGGTAGAATTTAATGATGTTGCACTAAAGGACTTTTTCCGTTTTGGACTATCTAATGCTATTTCTCATTTACTGCCACGGCACATACCGCACTGGACTCttgaacaatatattgatttcGCACTTCGTTTGAGTGGTTCCTCGTTTACTGTGGGGATTGTGGATGAAGAACCCtgctagtgttgggcgatatgctcaattttcatatcgccctatcgtcagcctgagagatcgccgatacacgatactatcgtgctaatttaattaattatctatgtactaaattccttattcgttttgtaaaggtagactttcttttggcatttgattaagttgtgcgtgtacagagcgctatctgccggagttgttcaagttactttcggtttcattctctgctatcgtcagtgagtgagctgtaaatgtgcgtgccagaatgtaaatgaatgaatctttctttacccgtcatattgcgagtatgttaccgctgtatgtctgaccgttgtcatcaggtgatgttgtagttcagttcatattgaatgcagagaagtgatgcgcgtgtaattcacgtgcgtatttttagcgccatctgatcgcatcgtaattctaattaacgcctatagacgttactgagataaatgtttatgtttactatatacagactgattatgatacatcgtaattaattcagcctgaaccaggttttactacctctgttatcctaatgactgcaatgctaatataatataacactccctttagaatctaccaccgtactgtatgatgaaaatctcccattttcactgcacgaggtgcgttaaggcgctgtggcctctctatgcgtgtgtttataccgcggcaagtttctgaagcatcctagaacagactctctgtgctgcattgctaaagttaagttctttgttgacggataaaaataataatcgtctaactatcgtcaaaggcatcagcaacaggcgatatctctgactatcgtcgatacacgatactatcgtctatcggcacaacacTAAACCCTGCCACCACACAGTACCCACAACACAACAGTGCTTTCACGTCCCCACCGTCATGTCTGGTATTGTtcacgtcacgtctgccaagccacagtcagctcacatcatgtctgctgcttcagggcctgctcacgccatgcctgccaccatcccagagtctgcacccaaaatggctgccatcccagagtctgttcacaaaaTGGCTGCTACTCCAGAGTCTACATCTGTCATGGTTGCCCTTCcagagccagctcacaagatggccgccacactaGAGTCACGCCATACCTCgcctgatctgccagagccacacCATGCCTCACCTTATCCTTCAGAGCCTTGTCATGTCATGATTGCAAGTGTGATGGACACACCAATGATGTCAGTGAGAGCTGCTGGCATCCCGGTGGTCCCTGCACCCAATAGCCCGGCGGTGTCTCCCTCTATCCACTCcgctgcctgtgatggccatcgccattttgagtgtgtgggctgcacactgtgctacagaggcctcgtctgtccacgagtctacTCCAGAGGCCTCGTTTGACCATGAGTCTGCTGCGCCAGTGCCTCCAGAGCTGGCAGCACCAGCTGCAGAACCGTCCAAGGAGGTGGCGATCACGGCAGAACCTCCCAAGGGCGTGACACACTTTTATGAacctcacgctctgcctgctccgccaaggcttcctgctctgcctgctccgccaaggcttcctgctctgccaaggcttcctgctctgcctgctccgccgaggcttcctgctctgcctgctccgccaacgcttcctgctccgccatggcttcctgctctgcctgcaccgccaaggcttcacgctctgcctgctccgccaaggcttcaccaAACAACACACAGCCAAGGTCCGGGGTGAATCATCTGACAAAGGAAGAGAGAATGCGGAGAGTATATGTAGGCTGAGATCATGAGCAGCACCTGGTGTGGGACcgattggcagctgcgctgacgagcatgacgtacaacactcacaaacacacagatcacgagacatgagaacacagcggatgtgtgTACCGTGACATCCAACATTTGCATTGCTAAATCAttggtaacgtcagcacatctgtaaaacaaggcaagccactaaagggacacggctagcttaatgctagcgctagcttGTTACAtggcaatacataggatttcacttaccacataaacagagagatgattGCGCTGATGATGgggaatgatggagaaataactgctctgataatggcgaatgatttacagatcttgagaatcacagacaagcagctgaacttctgtggtcaaaagcactccctctgcatgataacgttacacagagcacatgcatcacagtaatcagtaCTAAAATGTACGCGactcaaaacggcagattcaacaaaccgcatattgaAAGCTGCGAGAGctcctaattatatatatattagggccgggactttaacgcgttaatttagattaattaattacacaaaaataacgcgttaattttttaacgcattttaatcgcaatacgttttgcaccgcggaacgtttctcactagatgagatttggcggaccgattatactggagcacaaactagtgttcagacaagccaaagacgtccgtcctaaatagtattgtatgtcccaaatcgtagtatgtttaaaaagtattccaaagattcccggatggtctactacttaacgatcaatgcacactcttaactgcttatattgcccgcaacacactgcgccgtgaacgaggattcgattagaactacaaacacgcataaaaagtgttaaaaaactacaaacatggaggatatacgcgaccaacggacaggtagagaaaggggtttgagtgataaataatcagtgtgtaacctgataaaaactattttttaaatgttatccgcgttatattccatgtgcagcaacatttataatgataggtttggtcattaaagtttaaatgcataattaagcaaacacaagagcagagttctcggaaggaaagactcgttaaagaacgtgcttcttgctacacttttaatggcaatattgcactggtctgttggacttggttgaacaaaaataaacaatattttgttgcttaagcttatgtattcagtcattattcaatggtatactaaaaatccatgtaaaaatcttaattctcactgttctcaggtcaaatatttacatgcgattaaaatgtgattaatttcaattaattaattacaaagcctctaattaattagattaaaatttttaatcgagtcccgtccctaatatatatatttgtatccatgtgtgagctattgagACGAGCagttctgtgaaacagccaatcagagcagggctcattaatattcatgaaacttccaaataaggcaataacagagcatttcattctagggacaaattctagggttgtaaatggacctgtaaaaccatttctggagattttttgccctttcctatgacatataccttctatgtagatatcagagaacaatttaaaatattctctcaatgcattctatggcacctttaagaagtGTGGAGGAGCCTCCTCTATTATGCTGtgcctttttttcttctttaactTTAACTGCATTTCCTTTGTACATGTATTTTTTGTGTCTTTATGTCTATCactttatttgcttatttttaaaaaagtgaagTGGTGGAGCTACATGAAAGGATCTCTGGTTTAATGGTTGTTTAGTTTGGTGCAGTTCTGATCACTTTATCACTGTCTGATTCACTCTAACATCACAGAAACTTATTCTTTACAATCACATCACACAGTCTGTACAAACTAAAGCTTTATGGTTTGCTGCACCTAGTGATTGTAAAACTTCACAAAATGAAATGAAGATACTTTATGAAGTTTGGTGTCAATGTGTACTTTTAAATCTTTGATCTGTGACCTATTATATGAAGAATCAAAATACAAATGTTATTGTAATACCATTGCAACCTATGTGGGTACTCATCCTGGCCGAGGTGCTTAAAATCTTAAAAGAGATTTTAAATATTAGTATTCTCATCTAATTTTTTAAACTTAAGaacaatacaaaaatataaatgtgcATTATATAAATGAAATCGTCTTGACTACTTTAAGTAAAAACCCCTAGGATCAGTATTGATTAATTAATGTGTTTATTGCCAATACATTTAATCTTATTCTTATCAAACAACCACACAAACACAGCCCAGAACAGTAGACAAAGTGCACTGTCAAGTGCAGACCATAGTGTTAATACACAGAAGTCATAACTTTGTTTTTGCTgagtttatttcattaatattggGTATTAATTGATGTCAAATAAAACCAACTAAACTTCCAGAGCAAGTTGTTGTGCCTTCTCTGAGCTATTTCTCATGTTTCTTCtttcaatataaaaacaaaaacaaaaaaaaacaaaaaaacacacgaATAGACGAATGATACACAAATTAGTCTACCACAAATGTGTTCTATATTTGTTGCCTATTCTATCTACTTTTCTTTGTATttatataactattattatttattattgtaaaaaataataatagcacTTACAAGCTATGGCTTTGTTGTTGGTTTGATTGattctgttgtcatttttttaagttgctttggataaaa is part of the Garra rufa chromosome 1, GarRuf1.0, whole genome shotgun sequence genome and harbors:
- the LOC141340670 gene encoding uncharacterized protein, which encodes MFIKVESEENMSELETWRIKQEEPEHLRIKQEEPEPLRIKQEEPEPLRIKQEEPEPLRIKQEEPEHLRIKHEEQGDLTALKEEREELNETEEKDQLENLHDFVSGDKSVCSLESANTSKQKRAQNTGTRSNFTCFQCGHSFTRKENLNRHMRVHTGEKPYKCKQCGKSFTQKGHLNIHMRFHTREKPYTWRKCGKSFCRKLKLKYHMRIHTLESLFTCQQCGENFTRKGNLDTHMRIHTGEKPYTCQQCGKSFARKGNFNTHMRIHTGEKPSTCKLCGKSFTQKVYLNRHMRIHTGEKPYTCKQCGKGFCGKSKLEYHLRIHTLEIYFTCQQCGEIFTRKESLNKHMRIHTGEKPYMCKQCGKSFAFKANLNRHMRVHTGEKPYTCDQCGKSFIQKASLGKHMKIHNQKKPY